The Oncorhynchus mykiss isolate Arlee chromosome 22, USDA_OmykA_1.1, whole genome shotgun sequence sequence ttgctgtccccagtccacctggctgtgctgctgctccagtttcaactgttctgcctgtgattattattttttattttatttttttatttcacctttatttaaccaggtaggctagttgagaacaagttctcatttgcaactgcgacctggccaagataaggcatagcagtgtgaacagacaacacagagttacacatggagtaaacaattaacaagtcaataacacagtagaaaaaaggggagtctatatatacattgtgtgcaaaaggcatgagaaggtaggcaaataattacaattatgcagattaacactggagtgataaatgatcagatggttatgtacaggtagagattggtgtgcaaaagagcagaaaaataaaaataaataaataaaaacagtatggggatgaggtaggtgaaaatgggtgggctatttaccaatagactatgtacagctgcagcgatcggttagctgctcggatagcagatgtttgaagttggtgagggagataaaagtctccaacttcagcgatttttgcaattcgttccagtcacaggcagcagagaactggaacgaaaggcggccaaatgaggtgttggctttagggatgatcagtgagatacacctgctggagcgcgtgctacggatgggtgttgccatcgtaaccagtgaactgagataaggcggagctttacctagcatggacttgtagatgacctggagccagtgggtctggcgacgaatatgtagcgagggccagccgactagagcatacaagtcgcagtggtgggtggtataaggtgctttagtgacaaaacggatggcactgtgataaactgcatccagtttgctgagtagagtgttggaagcaattttgtagatgacgtcgccgaagtcgaggatcggtaggatagtcagttttactagggtaagtttggcggcgtgagtgaaggaggctttgttgcggaatagaaagccgactcttgatttgattttcgattggagatgtttgatatgggtctggaaggagagtttagagtctagccagacacctaggtacttatagatgtccacatattcaaggtcggaaccatccagggtggtgatgctggtcaggcgtgcgggtgcaggcagcgaacggttgaaaagcatgcatttggttttactagcgtttaagagcagttggaggccacggaaggagtgctgtatggcattgaagctcgtttgaaggttagatagcacagtgtccaaggacgggccggaagtatatagaatggtgtcgtctgcgtagaggtggatcagggaatcgcccgcagcatgagaaacatcattgatatatacagagaaaagagtcggcccgagaattgaaccctgtggcacccccatagagactgccagaggaccggacagcatgccctccgatttgacacactgaactctgtctgcaaagtaattggtgaaccaggcaaggcagtcatccgaaaaaccgaggctactgagtctgccgataagaatacggtgattgacagagtcgaaagccttggcaaggtctatgaagacggctgcacagtactgtcttttatcgatggcggttatgatatcgtttagtaccttgagcgtggctgaggtacacccgtgaccggctcggaaaccagattgcacagcggagaaggtacggtgggattcaagatggtcagtgacctgtttgttgacttggctttcgaagaccttagataggcagggcaggatggatataggtctgtaacagtttgggtccagggtgtcgccccctttgaagagggggatgactgcggcagctttccaatccttggggatctcagacgatatgaaagagaggttgaacaggctggtaataggggttgcgacaatggcggcggatagtttcaggaatagagggtccagattgtccagcccagctgatttgtacgggtccaggttttgcagctctttcaggacatctgctatctggatttgggtaaaggagaacctggagaggcttgggcgagtagctgcgggggggggggagctgttgtccgaggttggagtagccaggcggaaggcatggccagccgttgagaaatgcttgttgaagttttcgataatcatggatttatcggtggtgaccatgttacctagtctcagtgcagtgggcagctgggaggaggtgctcttgttctccatggacttcacagtgtcccagaactttttggagttggagctacaggatgcaaacttctgcctgaagaagttggctttagctttcctgactgactgtgtgtattggttcctgacttccctgaacagttgcatatcgcggggactattcgatgttagcgcagtccgccacaggatgtttttgtgctggtcgagggcagtcaggtctggagtgaaccaggggctatatctgttcttagttctgcattttttgaacggagcatgcttatctaaaatggtgaggaagttacttttaaagaaagaccaggcatcctcaactgatgggatgaggtcaatgtccttccaggatacccgggccaggtcgattagaaaggcctgctcacagaagtgttttagggagcgtttgacagtgatgaggggtggtcgtttgactgcggctccgtagcggatacaggcaatgaggcagtgatcgctgagatcctggttgtagacagcggaggtgtatttggagggccagttggtcaggatgacgtcaatgagggtgcccttgtttacagagttagggttgtacctggtgggttccttgatgatttgagtgagattgagggcatctagcttagattgtaggactgccggggtgttaagcatatcccagtttaggtcacctaacagaacaaactctgaagctagatggggggcgatcaattcacaaatggtgtccagggcacagctgggagctgaggggggtcggtagcaggcggcaacagtgagagacttatttctggagagagtaattttcaaaattagtagttcgaactgtttgggtatggacctggagagtatgacattactttgcaggctatctctgcagtagactgcaactcctccccctttggcagttctatcttgacggaagatgttatagttgggtatggaaatctcagaatttttggtggccttcctgagccaggattcagacacggcaaggacatcagggttagcagagtgtgctagagcagtgagtaagacacacttagggaggaggcttctgatgttgacatgcatgaaaccaaggctttttcgatcacagaagtcaacaaatgagggtgcctggggacatgcagggcctgggtttacctccacatcacccgcggaacagagaaggagtagtatgagggtgcggctgaaggctatcaaaactggtcgcctagggcgttggggacagagaataagaggagcaggtttctgggcatggtagaatatattcagggcataatgcgcaaacaggggtatggtggggtgcgggtacagcggaggtaagcccaggcactgggtgatgatgagagaggttgtatctctggacatgctggttgtaatgggtgaggtcaccgcatgtgtggggggtgggacaaaggaggtatcaggggtataaagagtggaactaggggctccattgtaaactaaaacaatgataactaacctgcacaacagtatacaaggcatattgacatttgagagagacatacagcaaggcatacagtaatcacaggtgttgaatttggagagctagctaaaacagtaggtgagacaacaacagctaatcagctagcacaacaacagcaggtagaatggcgatagattaggcagagagggtcggattaactacacacagagcctaagtgcggctggggccgacagataaaacataaacaagcagaatggattaccgtgaattaatggacagtccagcctgcatcagctatgtagccaagtgatcagtgtccaaggggcagcggtggatggggcagggaagctggactggcgagtgttatccaggttagaaaactaacaatgactaaatagcttgtagccagttagctggttagcttctgaaggttcttgagtgtgttctaaaaatgtaaagataatagcggttccgtatcacattgggtgaggcaggttaccggaaggtataaacaaattaaaaatcgaaaagggatagaaagtaaatatgggttcagtgagtgtttgggacgcggcgattcagatggttagcaggcctgtgctaacaagctaacagttagtagacggtgctaaacacggtagcagttagcggaccgggctaaacaagctagcagttagcaggccgaatttgcaagcaaggagatagcaagggctagagagttagcctttggggacgtcgcgatggggggagtctgtttattcctcttcatgcggtgacatcaatggaccggtcgtgggtctggatattgtagcccaggagctcaaaatgttccgtttgcgatgggaatccgggggtgaaaaataaaataaaagataggtccgttatgctctggttagagtcgcgttgttcgaactggcgagagctttccgagctaaaggttagctgatgaccggttagctgaccggttagctgaagaccgctagcaatgttttgctgaagctggtagttagttggctagttggctagcttcagttgaggggttccagatccgaagtaaatataaatactttaggaaaaaagctacgttgggtgaggcgggttgcaggagagtatttagaagaagttgaggttcagcaaaaagttttaaagatatgtgaagaaaaaaacgaaaacgaaacgaaaacaaacgatatatacaaggaacacgacaacacgtcctactgctacgccatcttggaacgatcattatttgaccatgctggtcatttatgaacatttgaacatcttggccatgttctgttataatctccagaagaggactggccaccccacatagcctggttcctctctaggtttcttcctaggttttggcctttctatggagtttttcctggccaccgtgcttctacacctgtattgcttgctgtttggggttttaggctgggtttctgtacagcactttgagatatcagctgatgtacaaagggctatataaataaatttgatttgatttgacctacctacctacctacctacctaccttactACCTAACTTCCTACCTACCCAccaacctctccctccctccctacctccctcccaacctccctccctaccaacctccctcactccctcactccctacctccctccctaccaacctccctcactccctactTAGCTACCTCCCTCCATACCAACCTGTATCTCTACCTACCAACCAACCAACCTCCCTCCCTaccaacctacctacctatcaacttctctccctacctacctaccaacatACCaacatacctacctacctaccaaccaacctacctacctacctacctacctacctacctacctacctacctacctacctacctacctacctacctacctacctaccaacctaccTAACTACCCAACCTACCTaccaacctctctccctccctaccaaccaaccaaccaacctccctccctaccaacctacctacctatcaacttctctccctacctacctaccaacatacctacctacctacctacctaccaacctaccTAACTACCCAACCTACCTACCAACCTCTCTCCCAATCTACCACCCTAcctatgtttttttttctacagGTGTGTGTTGATGATTCAGGCTGCAGGAATGGGTCCCttgcacaggaggctgctgaggggagaacagctcataataacgcctggaaaccatgtgttttggtGTATTTGATGCCATAATCCCTATTTTTTATACCAATGATACCATAATCCATTACATGTAAGCTATTACAAAAAACAGTAACTGTAATCCATTATGACCTCTAGGGTAAACACTcacggattacatgtaatccattacatttaagggattacaaaaaatggtaactgtaatccattatgttaccagcaaaaatattgtaattgaattacagatacttttgaaaaactagatgattacttcgaggattacttttaaattcagaaaggatgtttgtgatttattttatttttttacatttctgttttctcaatgacattcaaatcggcattgaaaaaaggcccaagtttaaatttgttccacctgagcgagtctgaccacaagtcagagaccactatgatgtcagagaccactgtgatgtcagagaccactatgatgtcagagaccactatgatgtcagagaccactatgatgtcagagaccactgtgatgacacaccaaatgtgtttgatggatcgcgagAAAAGAGCAcaaataggcttttgtaggctacagtccaagctatgtcttccaatggtgcgaatgctgtcggcatccaaagattatccaacttgaataaaatCTTGGAGGTAAggacgacagcagtggtgtagtctacggtgatacggatatcactcattcatatctacATAagagcattgatgtgaatcacactgctgctctctcatttagctatttgcgccgtacggattgtggttgttgtggatggctgttcacaaatctaaatgtggatttgaacccaataatggttgaattcaagaagtttaagctgcctatcaatcattgtttttgaaaccagtggacagccagtgaaaaatgcggtCTTGCTGCAGTGCGGATCCAAGCCTATGGAATACAAGTGCGGCTTTTATTTTGGCATTaaaatacatgtcacatatcagtttgcaaacaatgtatatatatataattgagttagtaaagccgcatacaaacattgtctcttttttgttttcttgactaatgcagctccaaaatacaggtgtttcagcctagctcagtgctttctgtggtggtggggcaagccagcagaaaatgtggagcattgcgccgtgattggctcagtgttctgtcactcatggggaaacTACGTCATTGTGAAGTGTAAGGGGAGACCTCGAAAATTCGAACCCTTTGGCTGCTGTCATAgcgttacattagaagtgcccatccaagaaggctcaaggtcattggccacacaCAGATAGAATggcgtcaaatcacgttatatgtacagtagctttgattggactgatcatgtcaacattatactttcaaaatcttagctagcagtcatcatcatgaatcaagtctacAATATGTTGGCAAAtacttttcaatccttgtcatgtgaagataaataatgaagagaaactatagataaaacgtatcggtgtcattggacataaacattatggaatttgcaaattcaacaatgagtggtttggaaggaagtgagcacagcacaaggtTAGTCCAAAAAtgttgctgcataaatgatgtaatatgccatggagatatgtatactgtagctaagaaagtaataacGTTACTTGCTCTGttatgtagtaagctgttagtagcccatgtgcctcatgcaaataatttggtcccttttcccctcttaattatcctttagcctgttttagagaaatgtaatcattgaatattgtaagagctttcaatgTCTGCATATATGCCCccgttatttatcctacggttctgacttggtgtacagggagaacactgtaagaaatGTCCAtcttctgaattctgtcgctgtacattacaaaagtgctgaacaaatagttatattgacaacgtccgtcctagctcgctcattaatgtcttcatCGGATTGCATCTTATCTGCTCATCGTtctcttatgccatagtttgtacatgtcaattgtcagtagaaaccacatttgtttaaacaagtcagccatatcagctatgtttttaaaaaaaggcagtaaatgaggctgaatcgctgccagacaaggttcccctgatagccaggtgtagcagtggtaaggtgttgggactgctgttgggacagctttatgtaggccctaacagtttgtgggcaccgtttggcactgttatagtgcaattaatgtattgtttagtgttgtataGAGGCATTGCTGGCATGCATCATTCTTTTATTTGTTTTCCCCACCAAGATTtgcatgctaaaatcaccactgggtcatgctcaggtaaaacaatttggctaatctatacttccatatttccaatatttctggaattctgatagacttagttttttaatgtaaagatataattgaatcgtattattattatatgtagtagaaaatTACgtgttagaagaagcctacataaccaacccataaagtcaaATGTATTATCCATATatagccagctatgtaaactttaacagtGATTTATCCTGCAATGGATGTCTTTCAATTGGTAACACACATTTtggtcttcttctaatgcctcttaaggggaaagtaatctaaaagtaactcaatgtaatcagattacgttactgagtttgggtaatccaaaagttacattactgattacaatttagGACAGTTAATTAACTAGTAACTTTtttaacggattacatttagaaagtaacccacccaaccctggtAAACACCCATGCAGTACAGGAACCCGTCAAAACACTTTTCAATATGATCCCCACCTTTCATTTGTCCCTACATTgactctatttatttattttatccacggtgcatatacagtatacagcttGAGGTGCAGGTGCGTTAATGTCTCCAAATGCCACCTGTTCCTCCACATCCGGTACATTTTGGTCATCCATAAATGAACTGATTTGGTCAACGCTGTAGCTCAAACTCTGGTCCTCATTAGTCCAAAAGGTACAAGGAGCGCGGCGGAGTGCGAGTAGGCGTGGTGAAGCTATCCAAACAGTCCTTGGTCAATAGAACTGAGTGCTCGAGGGCTGGCGCTGTGGACGAGGTGGGCGTTCTGCAGCAGGAGGGGTCTCTTCCTCTTGGGCAGCGGAGCGAGTTATTCTGGCAAGCACTTTGAGATGTGTAGCGAGACACAGCGATACATGCTTACAATCGTTGGAGATAAGTTTGGAAAACAAGTGCTGAAGTTTTGAATGAGACGACTCTGGGGTTGTCCAAGTGATACATTTGGTTGGACAAAGGAAAGCGTAACGAGTTTCCCAAACTTTGGAGCGAGAGGAGCGTAAGTGGACGTTTATCCGAAACCTGTTTTCTACCCCGAGGTTCAGACCCCGAGAGCGGCTGCATGAAGAGGGGAGTCTGTTTTAATTGGATTTGAATGTGGACTTTAAATGAGGCACCATAGCGGAGAGAAACATTGAGATTATTTTTCTAACAGTTTTGCTTCCAAGTGCTTTTATTGTTCAGAGAGACGCGGCGAAAGGGGTTCCTCTTTTCAAGGCACAGGCGACTTCACCTGTCATGCGGAATACAAAACTGGAGGAATATAACATTGTTTCTTGTTTAAGCCTGTGGTTACAGTTACTACATTTATTGACGCGTGGCCGACATGCAAGGAAAGGGTAAATTAATTGTCAACTCAAGTAATTGCAAAGCTTGGTGAATGATTTACAATTGAATGCAACCTATTTAGAGCCTCGGTCGGCTTGGTGTTCATAGTCCATCTTCCCGAAATCCTCACTAGCTTTATTGGATAAAACATTGGCACTTTATTTCGGGTTTTTTCGGATCTTGGCTGCTGTATTTACAATCACCATGGTTCCTTCGAAAGGTGCTCATGCTGTTGGAAGAGAATGAGCGTCCTGCAGTCTGGGATGAAACTTGTCTGTGATTTATAGAACAGAGGACTGTGGACATGCTGCTGGAGCAATTACGCTTCTCCTGGGATTTCATATGTCGGAGATGCAGTCATAAATGAAAGGAAAGCCTGAGCTTAGCAAATACTGGGTCCACAACGCAATTCCTGTCATTTTTCTACCTATATTCTTTATATGGAAATATCCCACTTCCCCATGGCGACCACAGTCAACCCCCCTCTGTGTGGTGTCGTCTGCTGGCTGCTCGCGCTGCTCCTCTCCCAGCTGCCCCTGCTAGCGCACGCTGCCTCCAAGGACATAGTGTGCGAGCCCATCACGGTTCCCATGTGTAAGGGCATTGGGTACAACCTCACCTACATGCCCAACCAGTTCAACCATGACACCCAGGAGGAGGTGGGGCTGGAGGTCCATCAGTTCTGGCCCTTAGTCCGCATCCGCTGCTCCCCAGACCTGCTCTTCTTCCTGTGTTCCATGTACACCCCTATCTGTCTGCAGGACTACAAGAAGCCCCTGCCCCCCTGCCGCTCTGTGTGTGAGCGGGCCAAGCGAGGCTGCTCCCCCCTCATGATCCAGTATGGTTTTGAGTGGCCAGAGAGGATGAGCTGTGAGCAGCTGCCTCAGCTGGGAGACGAGACTCTGTGTATGGACCAGAACAGTAGCGAGACCACCACCCTCGCCCCTTCCTTCCCCAAACCCACCCCCAAGGGCACCCGCCGCAGGCAGCCTGCCCCCAAGCCCCCCGCCCCCCAGGAGTGTGACCGGGACTGCCGCTGTCGGGACCCTCTGGTGCCCATCAAGAAAGACGCCCATCCCTTATACAACCGGGTCCACACTGGCCCTGTGGATAACTGTGCCCAACCCTGCCACCACCCTTACTTCTCCCAGGACGAACGCACCTTCACCACCTTCTGGATCGGCCTGTGGTCCATCCTGTGCTTCGTCTCCACCCTGACCACCGTGGCCACCTTCCTCATCGACATGGAGCGCTTCCAGTACCCTGAGAGACCCATCATCTTCCTGGCTGCCTGCTACCTCTTTGTCTCCCTGGGCTACATTATACGACTAGTGGCGGGTCACGAGAGGGTGGCGTGCGCTGGGAGCGGAGACCAGCAGCACATCCTGTATGACACCACCGGCCCACCCCTGTGTACCCTGGTCTTCCTGCTCATCTACTTCTTCAGCATGGCCAGCTCCATCTGGTGGGTGGTGCTCTCCCTCACCTGGTTCCTGGCCGCGGGCATGAAGTGGGGCAACGAGGCGATTGCTGGTTACTCCCAGTACTTCCACCTGGCTGCCTGGCTGATCCCCAGCGTCAAGTCCATTGCGGTCCTCGCTCTGAGCTCTGTGGACGGAGACCCGGTGGTGGGGATCTGCTACGTGGGGAACCAGAGTCTGGAGAGCCTGCGGGGGTTTGTGTTAGCTCCCCTGGTGGTCTACCTCTTCACCGGATCCCTGTTCCTCCTAGCGGGCTTTGTGTCTCTGTTCCGCATCCGCAGCATCATCAAACAGGGAGGGACCAAGACCGACAAACTGGAGAAGCTGATGATCAGGATTGGGTTGTTTACGGTGCTTTACACCGTTCCTGCTACTATAGTAGTAGCCTGCCTGGTGTACGAACAGCACTACAGGCCGGGCTGGGACCGGGCTCTATCCTGCTCCTGTCAGGCTGAGAGACAGAGGCTGGGCCTGGGGCCCGACTACGCCGTTTTCATGTTGAAGTACTTCATGTGTCTTGTGGTGGGCATCACGTCAGGGGTGTGGATCTGGTCTGGGAAGACCCTGGAGTCCTGGAGGAGGTTCACTGCTCGCTGCTGCCCCTGTTGGGTCTCCAAGCCCACCGTGCCCCCCTCCATGTACATTGAGGCCAGCACGGTCCTCACGGGACACCCCGGGGCAGCTCTGCCACCAGGGTCCTACCACAAACCTGCCCCGCCCTCACACGTGTGAATGGGACCCTAGAGGGTAGAGGAGCCCCTAATGGTGTCCAGTGATAGCTCTGTCATATGTGAGAACGGGCCTCACCTTGACGTTGGACGTGATAAAGCAGTTCTCTGGAAGCAAAAGGGTCAGAGGACAACCAGGAGATGAACCAAGTCATTCCACAGGTTGTAAATACATTTATCAACAAACCTGCCTCACTGACACTTTTCATGGAACATAGAACACATGTGTTTTTAACAGAAAAGAGGGATATTGTAGAAATCACAAAGTGAATTTCTTTGAATGAAATGGGACGTTTGTATCATATGAGCTCTTTGGTACAACTGGTACTCATCGCTGCCTTGGCAAAGTACCACTACTTCAACAGACCCACAGAGGTATTCAACTTTTACCCTACAAGGCTtgaagcctgctggttttctgttctacctgataattaattgcacccacctggtgtcccaggtctcaatcagttcctgattagaggggaacaacgTAAAAATGCAGTGACACTGGCTTCGCTggccagagttgagtttgagggcactAGAACATTCTCTGAGGGGAAAAAGGGAGTTGTGTTTTC is a genomic window containing:
- the LOC110501853 gene encoding frizzled-5-like, coding for MEISHFPMATTVNPPLCGVVCWLLALLLSQLPLLAHAASKDIVCEPITVPMCKGIGYNLTYMPNQFNHDTQEEVGLEVHQFWPLVRIRCSPDLLFFLCSMYTPICLQDYKKPLPPCRSVCERAKRGCSPLMIQYGFEWPERMSCEQLPQLGDETLCMDQNSSETTTLAPSFPKPTPKGTRRRQPAPKPPAPQECDRDCRCRDPLVPIKKDAHPLYNRVHTGPVDNCAQPCHHPYFSQDERTFTTFWIGLWSILCFVSTLTTVATFLIDMERFQYPERPIIFLAACYLFVSLGYIIRLVAGHERVACAGSGDQQHILYDTTGPPLCTLVFLLIYFFSMASSIWWVVLSLTWFLAAGMKWGNEAIAGYSQYFHLAAWLIPSVKSIAVLALSSVDGDPVVGICYVGNQSLESLRGFVLAPLVVYLFTGSLFLLAGFVSLFRIRSIIKQGGTKTDKLEKLMIRIGLFTVLYTVPATIVVACLVYEQHYRPGWDRALSCSCQAERQRLGLGPDYAVFMLKYFMCLVVGITSGVWIWSGKTLESWRRFTARCCPCWVSKPTVPPSMYIEASTVLTGHPGAALPPGSYHKPAPPSHV